In the Triticum aestivum cultivar Chinese Spring chromosome 2B, IWGSC CS RefSeq v2.1, whole genome shotgun sequence genome, TTCTTGTCTTTGTTGATTCATCTCTGTCAAACTATCCGGGCGAGAGCGGTCTTCAGTTTATTTAGGGTGTACTGTCTTCGAGAAAAAAAGCAGAGGATCGGCTTGACTGCTTGCTCTGTTCTTAGAGACACAGATAGATTTTACTGGGGACTGACAGTGAATTGTTCGAGCAGGGGCATGGAGATGATCACGAATGTGTCCGAGTACGAGAGGCTCGCCAAGGAGAAGCTGCCGAAGATGGTGTACGACTACTACGCCTCCGGCGCAGAGGATCAGTGGACGCTCAACGAGAACAGGGAGGCCTTCTCCAGGATACTGTAAGCTACTATCCTCCAAAGTAGCAGGTCTCATGCTTTTAGCCGTATCTATTTATTGTATTTTCAACTCCGAGCTGTGTCTATTTGGTAGTATGCTGCTAGATGAACTGTGCTTGTTAAGTAAGGAGGTAGAAAGAGCTTCAACATTAACTTTTTGCAAGGATGACATAAAAGAAATTATGTATAATAATGGCAACTGTCATGTCAATTGAAAACTTTTGCATTTTAAAATATTTGGAGATGGCGTAGGATAAGGCCCAGATGAACCCTTGTGGAAAAATTTACAACCCCCTGTTATGAGTACAAGTTTAGTCCTGACAGACTGGGCGTAAGTGGATTGGTTTGCCTTTTGATTAGTATATAAGTAGATGGTAGCAGACCTGGACAAATAACATTGGATCTCATGACATTGAGTAGAGGACAAGGGATCAGACGAGTCTTGTTGTCATATGTGGTTCGGATGGTCAAAGTAGATGGCAATTTCGTCAGGAACTCTGAGAGAAGATATATGATATCATCATACATACATGCATGGGGAGAAGTACCCCTGTTGAAAATAACTTACTACCAAAATTCAAACTTCTACCTTTTGGGACTTGGAGAATTTTTGGGCATGGACTAAAGATGCCCTAAGGATCATAAGCATCTATCTTATCGCAGACTATGATTTCATTTTGTTTTCAGGTTCCGACCACGCGTACTGATTGATGTGACCCATATCAACATGGCGACAAACATCTTGGGCTTCGACGTCTCCATGCCGATCATGATCGCTCCCACAGCCATGCAGAAAATGGCTCATCCTGAAGGTTAATTCAACCAAATTTGCAATTCCCATCTCCTTTTTCTTTTCCAGAGCAATGTTCTCATGGAGAGAAGTTTATCTTCTATATATGCAGGAGAGCTTGCTACTGCAAGAGCAGCGGCATCTGCAGGGACCATAATGGTTTGGAAGATCACCTAACTCCTGTAGCATCTTTGATCTTTCCCAATATTCATTGTGCTGATGCTTTATACTATGGTTTATGCTTTTTTCAGACATTGTCTTCATGGGCTACTTCTAGTGTGGAAAGGGTTAACTCAGTAGGGCCCGGGATACGTTTCTTCCAGCTTTATGTACGTGTAGTCTTCAGCTTCACAAACTATGAGGCTAATAACATGTGTAAATTGTTTCTTAGTATTCTTTAACATGACCAACTGACCAAGGCGtggatcattgtcttcatcaggtTTACAAGGACAGGAATATAGTTCGGCAACTCGTGAAAAGGGCTGAAATGGCCGGGTTCAAGGCGATCGCTCTCACCGTCGACACTCCAAGGCTCGGCCGCAGGGAAGCCGATATCAAGAACAGGTCCAAATCCAACAGATGTGCACATTATCATGCTAAGTTGCTGAGTAAATGATTTATTCCATTTTACTAGGAACTGCACTGTCTGCACTCTGAAATCTGAATTTCTGATAACTTGTGACAGGTTCATCTTGCCTCCACACCTGGTGCTGGAGAACTTTGCGGCGCTGGACCTCGGCAAGATGGACAAGGTTAATTACCTGACAACCAAGTCGATCGTATAGCAGAAATCGCCTAAGTAGAATGTTATTGCCAGACATCTTACCATGTCCTTTGTGGCTTGCCAGACAGATGATTCCGGGCTGGCTTCCTACGTTGCTAGCCAGGTCGACCAATCTCTTTGTTGGGAGGTACTTTTtccccctttatttatttattttaaaatgtTGTTGGGAGTTATCATTAGCACTTCGTCCTGAATGGAATAATTAACACTGATGGTGCACAAATGCAGGACGTCAAGTGGTTGCAGACAATTACCTCGTTGCCGATCTTGGTGAAAGGGGTCATGACTGCAGAAGACAGTAAGTTTTTTCAGCTTCTGAATATGAGATGCACGCCTCCGTTCCCAGAATGCTGCATCTCCTTTTGCTATGGCGGCCTGTCAGTCACCTGAAGAAACTTGTGCAAAATGCAGCTAGGATTGCCATCGAGTACGGCGCGGCCGGCATCATCGTGTCCAACCATGGCGCTCGGCAGCTGGACTACGTCCCTGCAACCATCAGCTGCCTGGAAGAGGTATGTGTGCCAACCAGTCGCAAGCCGCACCCGTAGTTCTATTGAGAAATTGCAGATAAAGTTCAGGAAGCTTCGGTGAAAAAAATTCTACATGCATGCATATATTGACCAAAAGTGTGCACAAACAAATTCAGGTTgtcagagaggcgaaggggcagcTGCCGGTGTTCCTCGACGGCGGCGTCCGGCGCGGCACCGACGTGTTCAAGGCGCTGGCGCTAGGAGCCGCGGGAGTGTTCGTAAGTTCAAACACAATCGATCTGCGTGTTTCTTTCTTGGGCGGCGATGCTGATGGACGCTCGATGTGTGGGTCTGGTGTGGCAGATCGGGAGGCCGGTGCTGTACTCGCTGGCGGTGGACGGCGAGGCGGGGGTACGGAAGGTGCTGCAGATGCTGCGGGACGAGCTGGAGCTGGCCATGGCGCTCAGCGGGTGCCCGTCGCTCCGGGACATCACCCGCGCCCACGTCGTCACCGACGGCGACAGGATCCGCCGCGCACGCCTCTAGATTGGGAGGCGCGCCGCATCCGGCCTCAGCAATACGTACTTGTGCGCGCGCGCGCTGTTGTCGATTTGAGATGCCGCTCGTTCTTGTGCCTCCATTTGATCGAACGATGT is a window encoding:
- the LOC123046776 gene encoding peroxisomal (S)-2-hydroxy-acid oxidase GLO3, producing MGMEMITNVSEYERLAKEKLPKMVYDYYASGAEDQWTLNENREAFSRILFRPRVLIDVTHINMATNILGFDVSMPIMIAPTAMQKMAHPEGELATARAAASAGTIMTLSSWATSSVERVNSVGPGIRFFQLYVYKDRNIVRQLVKRAEMAGFKAIALTVDTPRLGRREADIKNRFILPPHLVLENFAALDLGKMDKTDDSGLASYVASQVDQSLCWEDVKWLQTITSLPILVKGVMTAEDTRIAIEYGAAGIIVSNHGARQLDYVPATISCLEEVVREAKGQLPVFLDGGVRRGTDVFKALALGAAGVFIGRPVLYSLAVDGEAGVRKVLQMLRDELELAMALSGCPSLRDITRAHVVTDGDRIRRARL